The window GTTGCGGCGGCCTCATGCCCAACGCCGTGGCGCTGATGAATGAATACGCGCCCAAGCGCCTGCGCAGCACCCTGGTGGCCATCATGTTCAGCGGCTACTCGCTGGGCGGCGTGCTGTGCGCCGGCCTGGGCATCTGGATGCTGCCCAACTTCGGCTGGCAATCGATGTTCTTCGCCGCCGCCGTGCCGCTGGTGCTGCTGCCGGTGATCCTGTGGAAGCTGCCCGAATCGGTCGGCTTCCTGCTGCGCCAGGGCCGCCTGGAACAGGCCCGCGCCATGCTCACGCAGGTCGATCCGCAGGCGCGCATCGCGACCGATACCCAGCTGGTGCAAGCCGATGTCAAGGGCGCGGGCGCCCCCATGCTGCATCTGTTCAAGCAGGATCGCGCCGTCGGTACGCTGATGATCTGGGTCTCCTTCTTTTGCTGCCTGTTGATGGTCTACGCGCTCGGCTCCTGGCTGCCCAAGCTCATGGCCAGCGCCGGCTACAGCCTCGGTTCCTCGCTGTCCTTCCTGCTGGCGCTGAACTTCGGCGGTGTGGTCGGCGCCATCGGCGGCGGCTGGCTGGGTGATCGCTTTACCCTGCCCAAGGTGGTGGTGAGCTTCTTCACTGTCGGTACGGTGGCCATCGCGCTACTGGGTTTCAATAGTCCTACGCCGGTGCTGTACCTGCTCATCATCGTGGCCGGCGCCACCACCATCGGCACGCAGATCCTGCTGTATGCCAACACCGCCCAATTCTATCCGCTGGCGATCCGCTCCACCGGACTGGGCTGGGCCTCGGGCGTGGGCCGCTCGGGCGCCATCGTCGGCCCCTTGCTGGGTGGCGCACTGATGGCGGCGGCCCTGCCGCTGAAGATGAACTTCCTGGTCTTCGCCATCCCCGGCCTGGTGGCCGCGCTGGCCATGGGCCTGTTCATGTTGCGCTACCGCCATGGCAGCCAAGCTAGCCATGCTGCCCCGGCGGCGAAGGCGCCGCCTGCGGCCGCCTCGCGTAGCGTTTAAGATCGGTCTGGCAGCTAGGCGGTCCGGCGCCTGCGGGCGGCGCCGGACCATTTTGCTTTGGTACTAGAACCCATTTCATAAATAGGCGTGAGATGCGTTCTGCCCAGAAAGGGCGCTGGCAAGGCGCGCGACGCGTCGTGTGGCGATGCCACACGCAAGGAGCGCAACGCGGCCAGCGCCCTTTCTGGGCAGAACCCGGAGGGAGCGGCCCGTTTGGGCGAATTGCTGCGTTACGAGTGGGTCAAGACGCCCAGTCTTGACCCAAATTCGCGCCTTGCACTTCATCCCAAACGGGACTCGCTCGCACTCACGCCTATTTATGAAATGGGTTCTAACTGTGGACGACATGTGCAGCGGAGAACGCGCAATGGTGCAACGACAAGGCTCGCTCACAGCGTGGGTGGCCGGTTTCCTGGCAGTGCTCATTTCCTATGCCGGTCCGCTGGTGATCTTCGTGCAGGCCGCGCATGCCGGGCAGGTGCCGCAGGCGCAGCTGGTGTCCTGGGTGTGGGGCATCTCGATGGGCGCTGGCGTGAGCGGATTGCTGTTGAGCGGCTGGTTCCGGCTACCCATCATCACGGCCTGGTCGGCCCCGGGGACGGCGCTGCTGCTGAGCCTGTTTCCCGGCATCAGCATGCCCGAGGTGGTGGGAGCCTACCTGATGGCTGCCGTGTTGCTCATCCTCATCGGCGTGACCGGCTATTTCGAGAAGATCCTGGCCTTCATTCCCAAGGGCATTGCGGCGGGCATGATGGCGGGCATCCTGTTGCAGTTCGGCCTGCAGGCCTTCCGCTCCAGCGTGGCCGCGCCGCTGATGGTGGCGGCCATGCTGGCGGCCTATCTGGCGGGCCGCCGCTGGTGGCCGCGCTACGGCATTGTGGTGGTGGCGCTGACCGGCTTTGCGGTGGCCTTTGCCAGCGGCCAGACTGCGCTGGGCGCATTGCAGCTGCAACTGGCCGAACCGGTCTTCATCGCGCCCCATTTCAGCGTGGGCGTGTTCTTCAGCCTGACGGTGCCGCTCGTGCTGGTCAGCCTGACCGGCCAGTTCCTGCCCGGCATGGCGGTGCTGCAACTGGCCGGCTACCATCCCTCCACCCGCGCCGTGGTCACCGGCACCGGGCTGGCCTCGCTGGCCACGGCCTGCTTTGGCGGCATCACCA is drawn from Herbaspirillum seropedicae and contains these coding sequences:
- a CDS encoding benzoate/H(+) symporter BenE family transporter, which encodes MVQRQGSLTAWVAGFLAVLISYAGPLVIFVQAAHAGQVPQAQLVSWVWGISMGAGVSGLLLSGWFRLPIITAWSAPGTALLLSLFPGISMPEVVGAYLMAAVLLILIGVTGYFEKILAFIPKGIAAGMMAGILLQFGLQAFRSSVAAPLMVAAMLAAYLAGRRWWPRYGIVVVALTGFAVAFASGQTALGALQLQLAEPVFIAPHFSVGVFFSLTVPLVLVSLTGQFLPGMAVLQLAGYHPSTRAVVTGTGLASLATACFGGITIVLAAITASLCTGKDAHPDPGKRYIAGIANGVFYLIGGTFAASIVTLFTAFPKELIAALAGLALIGAIVSNIRLMSEEGDYVEPSVITFLATASGMTLFGLGAAFWGVMVGMAAYWLIGRPVQKK
- a CDS encoding MFS transporter, with protein sequence MKTLDVSQIIDGARFTKFHWMVMCLCALLLVFDGYDLFIYGAVLPVLMKEWSLSPVQAGALGSYALFGMMFGAFIFGPLADRIGRKKGVAISFVLFSVSTFLSGFATSPTEFGVYRFLAGLGCGGLMPNAVALMNEYAPKRLRSTLVAIMFSGYSLGGVLCAGLGIWMLPNFGWQSMFFAAAVPLVLLPVILWKLPESVGFLLRQGRLEQARAMLTQVDPQARIATDTQLVQADVKGAGAPMLHLFKQDRAVGTLMIWVSFFCCLLMVYALGSWLPKLMASAGYSLGSSLSFLLALNFGGVVGAIGGGWLGDRFTLPKVVVSFFTVGTVAIALLGFNSPTPVLYLLIIVAGATTIGTQILLYANTAQFYPLAIRSTGLGWASGVGRSGAIVGPLLGGALMAAALPLKMNFLVFAIPGLVAALAMGLFMLRYRHGSQASHAAPAAKAPPAAASRSV